One Streptomyces sp. ML-6 DNA segment encodes these proteins:
- a CDS encoding ferredoxin, giving the protein MRISIDTDMCCGAGQCVLVAPEIFDQDEDGIVILLDPTPPEELRGAVEDSIAICPADVIHVA; this is encoded by the coding sequence ATGAGAATTTCCATCGACACGGACATGTGCTGCGGCGCCGGACAGTGCGTACTGGTCGCGCCGGAGATCTTCGACCAGGACGAAGACGGCATCGTGATCCTTCTGGACCCCACGCCTCCCGAGGAGCTGCGGGGCGCGGTCGAGGACTCCATCGCCATCTGCCCGGCAGATGTGATCCATGTGGCATGA